The Saccharothrix variisporea genome has a segment encoding these proteins:
- a CDS encoding aldo/keto reductase, which translates to MTDKLALGAMLFGTATDERRSFELLDRFVDAGGAWIDTANCYAFWEHPSGFGGQSEEVLGRWLARRPGVRDRVRISTKVGCEPTEAGRFPETAEGLSASVVANGIEGSLRRLGTDRVDLYWAHKPDPVTPLEETVAAFDKLVSAGLVGRLGGSNYPVWQVERARQIARAGGHTGFTAVQQHHTYLRPLPGTQPTVVHRFGEVSDEVVHYLEHNRDMALWAYTPLLSGRYTRADKPLPAEYDHAGTTRRLAVLDEVAAETGADRNQVVLAWLTGGDLAVTAIVGVSTVEQLDAAIAGVSLELTAEQRQRLDEAA; encoded by the coding sequence ATGACGGACAAGTTGGCCCTGGGCGCGATGCTGTTCGGCACGGCCACCGACGAGCGGCGCTCGTTCGAGTTGCTGGACCGCTTCGTGGACGCCGGGGGTGCGTGGATCGACACCGCGAACTGCTACGCGTTCTGGGAGCACCCCAGCGGGTTCGGCGGGCAGAGCGAGGAGGTGCTCGGCCGCTGGCTGGCCCGCCGACCGGGCGTGCGGGACCGGGTGCGGATCAGCACCAAGGTGGGCTGCGAGCCGACCGAGGCCGGGCGGTTCCCGGAGACGGCCGAGGGCCTGTCGGCGAGCGTGGTCGCGAACGGGATCGAGGGCAGCCTGCGGCGGCTCGGCACCGACCGCGTCGACCTGTACTGGGCGCACAAGCCCGACCCGGTGACGCCGTTGGAGGAGACGGTCGCCGCGTTCGACAAGCTGGTGTCGGCAGGCCTGGTGGGTCGGCTCGGCGGCTCGAACTACCCCGTGTGGCAGGTGGAGCGGGCACGGCAGATCGCCCGTGCGGGCGGGCACACCGGTTTCACGGCCGTGCAGCAGCACCACACCTACCTGCGTCCGCTGCCCGGCACACAGCCCACGGTCGTGCACCGGTTCGGCGAGGTCTCCGACGAGGTCGTCCACTACCTGGAGCACAACAGGGACATGGCGCTGTGGGCGTACACGCCGCTGCTGAGCGGCCGGTACACGCGCGCGGACAAGCCCCTGCCCGCCGAGTACGACCACGCCGGCACGACCCGCCGCCTGGCCGTGCTGGACGAAGTGGCCGCCGAGACGGGAGCCGACCGCAACCAGGTCGTGCTGGCCTGGCTGACCGGCGGCGACCTCGCCGTCACGGCGATCGTGGGCGTCAGCACGGTCGAGCAGCTGGACGCCGCCATCGCCGGGGTGTCCCTGGAACTGACCGCCGAGCAGCGGCAACGCCTGGACGAGGCGGCGTGA
- a CDS encoding PLP-dependent aminotransferase family protein, whose amino-acid sequence MTVSRTNFAWATLVDVGGRGRLHDRLAHALRTAIRDGRLAEGDAVPPSRALAEELGCSRWVVTEAYGQLVAEGYLAARVGSATRVSWSPEASPARPRARRSPARPRIRYDLAPGLPDLRAFPRRRWADAVRSVIGSAGHYDLDLPDPAGHAVLRTTLAHYLRRSRGADADDTSVSVCAGVTDGLVRTCRALHGLGITDVAVEDPGWRRLHDAVTSAGLRVHHVPVDHDGLRVDDLAATPARAVVVGAAHQFPTGTVLSPARRAGLVRWAREVDGFVVEDDYDAEFRYDHHPVAVVQGMDPGRVFLLGTVSKTLSPALGLGWLVAPPSTVAALRSANPVAAAPPVLDQLALATFIDRGWYDAHLRASRRRFRTRRDLLLTTLSTALPRARTSGTAAGLHVLLHLPPDTDTHATVRAAASAGLRLVDLDDYRVRPAPDRALVLGYGNIGDTEIPAAVALLREALTR is encoded by the coding sequence GTGACGGTTTCCCGGACCAATTTCGCGTGGGCGACGCTGGTGGACGTCGGCGGGCGCGGACGCCTGCACGACCGGCTGGCGCACGCGCTGCGCACCGCGATCCGGGACGGCAGGCTGGCGGAGGGCGACGCCGTGCCGCCGAGCCGGGCGCTGGCCGAGGAACTGGGCTGCTCGCGCTGGGTGGTGACCGAGGCGTACGGGCAGCTGGTCGCCGAGGGCTACCTGGCCGCGCGGGTCGGTTCGGCCACCCGGGTCTCGTGGTCGCCCGAGGCGTCCCCGGCCCGGCCGCGCGCACGGCGCAGCCCGGCCCGGCCCCGGATCCGGTACGACCTCGCGCCCGGACTGCCGGACCTGCGCGCGTTCCCGCGCAGGCGGTGGGCGGACGCGGTCCGGTCGGTCATCGGCTCCGCCGGCCACTACGACCTCGACCTCCCCGACCCCGCCGGGCACGCGGTGCTGCGGACGACCCTCGCGCACTACCTCCGGCGCTCGCGCGGCGCGGACGCCGACGACACGTCGGTGTCCGTCTGCGCCGGTGTGACCGACGGCCTGGTCCGCACGTGCCGTGCCCTGCACGGCCTGGGCATCACGGACGTCGCCGTGGAAGACCCCGGCTGGCGGCGGCTGCACGACGCCGTGACCAGCGCCGGGCTGCGCGTCCACCACGTCCCGGTCGACCACGACGGCCTCCGCGTGGACGACCTGGCCGCCACGCCGGCGCGGGCGGTCGTCGTCGGCGCGGCGCACCAGTTCCCGACCGGCACGGTCCTGTCCCCGGCGCGCCGGGCGGGCCTGGTGCGCTGGGCGCGGGAGGTGGACGGTTTCGTGGTCGAGGACGACTATGACGCCGAGTTCCGCTACGACCACCACCCGGTCGCGGTGGTTCAGGGCATGGACCCCGGCCGGGTCTTCCTGCTCGGCACGGTCAGCAAGACGCTCTCCCCGGCGCTCGGCCTGGGCTGGCTCGTCGCGCCACCGAGCACCGTCGCGGCGCTGCGGTCCGCGAACCCGGTGGCCGCCGCCCCGCCCGTGCTGGACCAGTTGGCGCTGGCCACGTTCATCGACCGCGGCTGGTACGACGCACACCTGCGCGCGTCCCGCCGCCGCTTCCGCACCCGCCGTGACCTGCTGCTGACCACCCTGTCCACCGCGCTGCCCCGGGCCCGCACGTCCGGCACGGCCGCCGGCCTGCACGTCCTGCTCCACCTACCGCCCGACACCGACACGCACGCCACGGTCCGCGCCGCGGCGTCGGCCGGCCTGCGCCTGGTGGACCTGGACGACTACCGCGTGCGACCCGCGCCGGACCGCGCCCTGGTCCTCGGGTACGGCAACATCGGCGACACCGAGATCCCCGCGGCGGTAGCGCTCCTGCGCGAGGCCTTGACCCGCTGA
- a CDS encoding STAS domain-containing protein produces the protein MNSRHPLTARARGTDRRSAVEEKRQGASITVARRRRVVFAAVRGEIDTATCDQVRRDLLACLADAPEGLVVDLAGVTFLGSLGIAVLVEVREHAERAGVAFAVVADRAAVVRPMYVTEVDGLLGLCSSVEEAVEAVRGGARHGFSWWSS, from the coding sequence ATGAACTCCCGGCACCCCCTGACGGCGAGAGCACGCGGAACTGACCGCCGGAGCGCTGTGGAGGAGAAGCGGCAAGGGGCATCGATCACCGTCGCTCGCCGACGCCGCGTGGTGTTCGCCGCGGTGCGTGGCGAGATCGACACCGCCACCTGCGACCAGGTGCGCCGCGATCTGCTCGCCTGCCTGGCCGACGCCCCCGAGGGACTGGTGGTCGACCTGGCCGGCGTGACCTTCCTGGGGTCGCTGGGTATCGCGGTCCTGGTCGAGGTGCGCGAGCACGCCGAGCGGGCGGGGGTGGCGTTCGCCGTCGTCGCCGACCGGGCCGCCGTGGTGCGCCCGATGTACGTCACCGAGGTGGACGGGTTGTTGGGGCTGTGTTCCAGCGTCGAGGAGGCGGTGGAGGCGGTTCGCGGTGGGGCGCGCCACGGGTTTTCCTGGTGGTCGTCGTGA
- a CDS encoding class I SAM-dependent DNA methyltransferase yields the protein MPTDDWLTDTRTSYDTVAASYSDFVRDAITGEPYLRAALTVFADRVRAAGGGPVADVGCGPGHVTAHLNGLGVDAFGIDLSPGMVEVARRENPGLRFEVGSMTDLRLGDGSVAGLLAWWSLIHIPDDEVPTVFAHFHRVLRPGGPLQLGFHVGDVSRLKTEGYGGHPMAVHVHRRQPDKVASWLRDAGFEIDAQWLCDPDEPVPQAFLFARRPS from the coding sequence GTGCCCACGGACGACTGGTTGACCGACACCCGAACCTCCTACGACACGGTCGCGGCCAGCTACTCCGACTTCGTGCGCGACGCCATCACGGGCGAGCCCTACCTCCGCGCCGCCCTGACCGTGTTCGCCGACCGCGTACGGGCAGCCGGCGGCGGGCCGGTGGCGGATGTCGGCTGTGGTCCAGGACACGTCACCGCGCACCTGAACGGGCTCGGGGTGGACGCCTTCGGCATCGATCTCTCCCCGGGGATGGTCGAGGTGGCTCGGCGCGAGAACCCCGGGTTGCGGTTCGAGGTGGGTTCGATGACGGACCTGCGCCTGGGTGACGGGTCGGTGGCCGGGCTGCTCGCGTGGTGGTCGTTGATCCACATCCCCGACGACGAGGTGCCCACGGTCTTCGCGCACTTCCACCGGGTGCTGCGCCCCGGCGGACCGTTGCAGCTCGGGTTCCACGTCGGGGACGTCTCGCGCCTCAAGACCGAGGGGTACGGGGGTCACCCGATGGCGGTCCACGTGCACCGCCGGCAGCCGGACAAGGTGGCGTCCTGGCTGCGTGACGCCGGGTTCGAGATCGACGCCCAGTGGCTGTGCGATCCGGACGAACCCGTCCCGCAGGCGTTCCTCTTCGCCCGCCGCCCCTCGTGA
- a CDS encoding tetratricopeptide repeat protein, which translates to MTSSERTFRGYGGANRARWDDVVRRSFERSSRGADDDSPEDVLRAMVKDLENVSRYRIRVEGEVLSRFLDRFADLAVSAIEQGDRPGVADFPDVVQAAAPVFAAAGLAQWPVHLAKASYYARVADGDDARRRELALAVAACRTPLDRVEVDLATAQFAIDLTEYPSAARLLERCLAVCTTDPTCAHRLPEVHACLGNLHYTQGALRTALSHYQAALAADVPRDSHRTLRAQARAYHYSGRVLHMLGREEEALASLVRALEHRYATHAEYERKSGFQHIAIGEILLLGGAWEESEHHFTEARRTFARLRHNTAAHAILDAATSRLEVRRGRYDEALALLDNAVRGSRAGGYRRGAVLFELHRANLLFRRRAYGATVRSVLAAIGAWLPFLRRGNGSRAVRGAVEYAWAFLRQALSKRQTPPRRLTCPCRAHRRS; encoded by the coding sequence ATGACCTCGTCTGAGCGGACCTTCCGCGGCTACGGCGGCGCGAACCGCGCCCGGTGGGACGACGTCGTGCGCCGGTCGTTCGAGCGGTCCTCGCGCGGTGCCGACGACGACTCGCCGGAGGACGTCCTGCGCGCGATGGTCAAGGACCTGGAGAACGTCAGCCGGTACCGGATCCGGGTCGAGGGCGAGGTGCTGTCGCGGTTCCTGGACCGGTTCGCGGACCTGGCGGTCAGCGCGATCGAGCAGGGCGACCGGCCGGGGGTGGCGGACTTCCCGGACGTGGTGCAGGCGGCGGCCCCGGTGTTCGCGGCGGCCGGGCTCGCGCAGTGGCCGGTGCACCTGGCGAAGGCGTCGTACTACGCCCGGGTCGCGGACGGCGACGACGCCCGCCGGCGGGAGCTGGCACTGGCCGTGGCGGCGTGCCGCACCCCGCTGGACCGCGTGGAGGTCGACCTGGCGACCGCTCAGTTCGCGATCGACCTGACCGAGTACCCGTCGGCGGCGCGGTTGCTGGAGCGCTGCCTGGCGGTGTGCACGACCGACCCGACGTGCGCGCACCGGTTGCCCGAGGTGCACGCGTGCCTGGGGAACCTGCACTACACCCAGGGTGCACTGCGCACCGCGTTGAGCCACTACCAGGCGGCGCTCGCGGCCGACGTGCCTCGGGACAGCCACCGAACCCTGCGGGCTCAGGCCAGGGCGTACCACTACAGCGGTCGCGTGCTGCACATGCTGGGGCGGGAGGAGGAGGCCCTGGCCAGCCTGGTCCGCGCGCTCGAGCACCGGTACGCGACGCACGCCGAGTACGAGCGCAAGAGCGGCTTCCAGCACATCGCGATCGGCGAAATCCTGCTGCTGGGCGGGGCTTGGGAGGAAAGCGAACACCACTTCACCGAGGCCCGCCGAACGTTCGCCCGTCTACGCCACAACACCGCCGCCCACGCGATCCTCGACGCGGCCACGTCCCGCTTGGAGGTCCGGCGGGGCCGGTACGACGAAGCCCTTGCCCTGCTGGACAACGCGGTGCGCGGTTCCCGCGCCGGCGGCTACCGCCGGGGTGCCGTGCTGTTCGAACTGCACCGGGCGAACCTGCTGTTCCGCCGGCGCGCTTATGGGGCGACCGTCCGCAGCGTGCTGGCGGCGATCGGCGCGTGGCTGCCTTTCCTACGCCGTGGCAACGGTTCCCGCGCGGTGCGGGGCGCGGTGGAGTACGCGTGGGCGTTCCTGCGGCAGGCGCTGTCGAAACGCCAGACACCTCCGCGTCGCCTGACCTGCCCGTGCAGAGCCCACCGCCGCTCCTAG
- a CDS encoding MerR family transcriptional regulator: MTDVLLKIGELAARAQVSPRTVDYYTTLGLLTPAKRTAGNYRLYHPADVDRIHLVQRLEVQGVPLEEISTALTAGQTDISEVLGRIDEDLRTLQAAAETASPELHGLLAAIATRIHSLVTVALDLPVP; the protein is encoded by the coding sequence GTGACCGACGTCCTGCTCAAGATCGGTGAACTCGCCGCCCGCGCGCAGGTCAGCCCGCGCACGGTGGACTACTACACGACCCTGGGCCTGCTCACCCCCGCCAAGCGCACCGCCGGCAACTACCGGCTGTACCACCCGGCCGATGTCGACCGCATCCACCTCGTCCAACGCCTGGAAGTCCAGGGTGTTCCCCTGGAGGAGATCTCCACCGCGCTGACCGCCGGCCAGACCGACATCAGCGAGGTCCTGGGCCGGATCGACGAAGACCTCCGCACCCTCCAGGCGGCCGCCGAAACCGCCTCACCGGAACTGCACGGCCTGCTCGCGGCCATCGCGACCCGCATCCACTCGCTGGTCACCGTGGCCCTCGACCTCCCCGTGCCCTGA
- a CDS encoding hemolysin family protein: MLILSGVLAIVVLTAATGYFVAQEFAYMAVDRGRLRQLAESGDKGAERAYRVTQRLSFMLSGAQFGITVTALLAGYVAEPLLGTGLADVLGVTGLPAAVAVSLSMAAALVFATVVQMVLGELFPKNLAIAKPETLAKALSSSTLAYLKVAGPLIRLFDTAANKLLRSVGIEPVEELPQGATSEDLKQIIGDANEQGHLDPELSRLLEHGLGFRELVAEQAMTPRVSVHTIQAGEPVGRVVELLDTGHSRFPVVGVDLDDLRGVVGLAELLTVAPERRADTPVGDIASPALVVPTTLPLPAVLERLRSEHRQLACVVDEFGGFAGVVSLEDLAEELVGEIHDEDDLVRDAVEPLGERVWRVPGRTRVDEVADATGVELPAHDSYDTVSGLVLHRLGRTATTGDELELDGVSIRVVEVARNVPAAVVLSAPARDREGVR, from the coding sequence GTGTTGATCCTCTCCGGCGTGCTGGCGATCGTGGTCCTCACCGCCGCCACCGGGTACTTCGTGGCCCAGGAATTCGCCTACATGGCCGTGGACCGCGGTCGGTTGCGGCAGCTGGCCGAGTCCGGCGACAAGGGCGCCGAGCGGGCCTACCGCGTGACCCAGCGCCTGTCGTTCATGCTCTCCGGCGCGCAGTTCGGCATCACGGTGACCGCGCTGCTGGCCGGTTACGTGGCGGAGCCGTTGCTGGGCACCGGGTTGGCGGACGTGCTGGGCGTGACCGGGCTGCCCGCGGCGGTCGCGGTGTCGCTGTCGATGGCGGCGGCGCTGGTGTTCGCCACCGTCGTGCAGATGGTGCTGGGGGAGTTGTTCCCCAAGAACCTGGCCATCGCGAAGCCGGAAACCCTGGCCAAGGCGCTCAGCTCCTCGACGTTGGCCTACCTCAAGGTCGCCGGGCCGCTGATCCGCCTGTTCGACACCGCCGCCAACAAGCTGCTGCGGTCGGTCGGCATCGAGCCGGTGGAGGAGCTGCCGCAGGGCGCGACCTCCGAGGACCTCAAGCAGATCATCGGCGACGCCAACGAGCAGGGGCACCTGGACCCGGAGCTGTCGCGGCTGCTGGAGCACGGGCTGGGGTTCCGCGAACTGGTCGCCGAGCAGGCGATGACACCGCGGGTCTCGGTGCACACGATCCAGGCCGGGGAGCCGGTGGGGCGCGTGGTCGAGTTGCTGGACACCGGGCACTCGCGCTTCCCCGTGGTCGGTGTCGACCTGGACGACCTGCGCGGTGTGGTCGGGTTGGCCGAGCTGTTGACCGTGGCGCCCGAGCGGCGCGCGGACACCCCGGTCGGCGACATCGCCTCGCCCGCGCTGGTGGTGCCGACGACGTTGCCGCTGCCCGCGGTGCTGGAGCGGCTGCGCAGCGAGCACCGGCAGCTGGCGTGCGTGGTGGACGAGTTCGGCGGGTTCGCCGGCGTGGTGTCGCTGGAAGACCTCGCCGAGGAGCTGGTGGGGGAGATCCACGACGAGGACGACCTGGTGCGGGACGCGGTCGAGCCGCTCGGCGAGCGCGTGTGGCGGGTGCCGGGGCGGACGCGGGTGGACGAGGTCGCCGACGCGACCGGCGTCGAGCTGCCCGCGCACGACAGCTACGACACGGTGTCCGGGCTCGTGCTGCACCGGCTGGGCCGCACCGCGACGACCGGTGACGAGCTGGAGCTGGACGGCGTGTCGATCCGGGTCGTGGAGGTCGCCCGCAACGTGCCCGCGGCGGTCGTGCTGAGTGCCCCGGCGCGGGACCGGGAGGGGGTCCGATGA
- a CDS encoding hemolysin family protein: MSTTWSLLVSVVLLVANAFFVAAEFALVAAKRHRLEAAAQDSRAARAAVAGVRELSLMLAGAQLGITLCTLGLGALAKPAVADLFDPVLRAVGLPDGVAYGIAFALSLVLVVFLHMVVGEMAPKSWAIAHPERSAVLLALPFRGFAHSVRWVLSGLNRTTNGLLRLLKVQPQDELAQAHRPEDLRMLVRQSAEHGLIPEGQQKLLTRMLQVQQTTVAQVMVPIERTVSVTEHTGAAAIERRSRESGRSRFPVMDMRGRYVGLVHIRDAVRAIAAGEPKKARDLMTTPLTLPVSLPVARAVTEMRAGRAQLALVTDHEQVVGIAALEDLLEELIGDFEDETDPVVRTS, encoded by the coding sequence ATGAGCACGACCTGGTCCCTCCTGGTGTCGGTGGTGCTGTTGGTGGCCAACGCCTTCTTCGTCGCCGCCGAGTTCGCGCTGGTCGCGGCCAAGCGGCACCGCCTGGAGGCGGCGGCGCAGGACAGTCGCGCCGCGCGGGCGGCGGTGGCCGGCGTCCGCGAGCTGTCGCTGATGCTCGCGGGCGCGCAGCTGGGCATCACGTTGTGCACCTTGGGTTTGGGCGCGTTGGCCAAGCCCGCCGTGGCCGACCTGTTCGACCCGGTGCTGCGGGCGGTCGGTCTGCCGGACGGCGTGGCCTACGGCATCGCGTTCGCGCTCAGCCTGGTGCTCGTGGTGTTCCTGCACATGGTCGTCGGCGAGATGGCGCCGAAGTCGTGGGCCATCGCGCACCCCGAACGCTCGGCGGTGCTGCTGGCGCTGCCGTTCCGCGGCTTCGCGCACAGCGTCCGCTGGGTCCTCAGTGGACTCAACCGCACGACGAACGGGTTGCTGCGCCTGCTGAAGGTGCAGCCGCAGGACGAGCTGGCGCAGGCGCACCGGCCCGAGGACCTGCGGATGCTGGTCCGCCAGTCCGCCGAGCACGGCCTGATCCCCGAGGGCCAGCAGAAGCTGCTGACCCGGATGCTGCAGGTGCAGCAGACCACGGTGGCGCAGGTGATGGTGCCGATCGAGCGGACGGTCAGCGTCACCGAGCACACCGGCGCGGCGGCCATCGAACGGCGCAGCCGGGAGTCCGGGCGGTCCCGTTTCCCCGTGATGGACATGCGCGGCCGGTACGTCGGTCTGGTGCACATCCGGGACGCCGTGCGCGCCATCGCGGCCGGCGAGCCGAAGAAGGCCCGCGACCTGATGACCACGCCGTTGACCCTGCCGGTGTCCCTCCCGGTGGCCCGGGCGGTCACCGAGATGCGCGCCGGCCGCGCCCAGCTCGCCCTGGTCACCGACCACGAGCAGGTCGTGGGCATCGCGGCGCTGGAAGACCTGCTCGAGGAGCTGATCGGCGACTTCGAGGACGAGACCGACCCGGTGGTGCGCACCTCCTGA
- a CDS encoding SDR family NAD(P)-dependent oxidoreductase produces the protein MTGLSAYGPWAVVTGASSGIGQAFAERCAADGLNVLLAARSTDRLEDLGRTLTRAHGVEHRVVTVDLGRANGATDLLAASADLDVGLLVSNAGGGHPGRFLDQDLPDLHRRLVLNTTTHLDLAHGFGRRFVERGRGAMVLVSALGAVHGLPNMAHESAAKSYVRNLGEALHHELRPAGVDVTVMLPGNVDTPIIDRFGLDRARLPIRPLPVATAIRQTVHALLSGRAAIVPDRRLRTVARLTPRRVSIRANGRMLGEAAAALAARRADAPAGPPR, from the coding sequence ATGACCGGTTTATCCGCCTACGGGCCCTGGGCCGTCGTCACCGGGGCTTCGTCCGGCATCGGCCAGGCCTTCGCCGAGCGCTGTGCCGCGGACGGGCTCAACGTCCTCCTGGCCGCGCGCTCCACCGACCGGCTGGAGGACCTGGGCCGGACCCTCACCCGGGCCCACGGGGTCGAGCACCGCGTCGTCACCGTCGACCTCGGCCGCGCGAACGGCGCCACCGACCTGCTCGCCGCGTCGGCGGACCTGGACGTCGGACTGCTGGTGTCCAACGCCGGCGGCGGGCACCCCGGCCGGTTCCTCGACCAGGACCTCCCCGACCTGCACCGCCGGCTCGTCCTCAACACCACGACCCACCTCGACCTCGCGCACGGCTTCGGCCGCCGGTTCGTCGAACGCGGTCGCGGCGCCATGGTGCTGGTCTCCGCGCTCGGCGCGGTGCACGGACTGCCGAACATGGCGCACGAGAGCGCGGCCAAGTCCTACGTCCGCAACCTCGGCGAGGCGCTGCACCACGAACTGCGGCCGGCCGGCGTGGACGTCACCGTCATGCTCCCCGGCAACGTCGACACCCCGATCATCGACCGCTTCGGCCTGGACCGCGCCCGCCTGCCGATCCGGCCCCTCCCCGTGGCCACCGCGATCCGGCAGACCGTCCACGCGCTGCTCTCCGGGCGCGCCGCGATCGTGCCCGACCGCCGCCTGCGCACCGTCGCCCGGCTCACCCCGCGCCGGGTGTCGATCAGGGCGAACGGCCGCATGCTCGGCGAAGCCGCCGCCGCCCTCGCCGCCCGCCGGGCCGACGCTCCCGCCGGACCGCCGCGGTAG
- a CDS encoding TetR/AcrR family transcriptional regulator — MTDSPGGKRGGKRERLVAGAAELVHRKGVAATSLADIAQASGVPVGNVYYYFKTKDDLLRAVIEAQVDQVEALLTGLADLPGPAERLKALVGQWERMRDVVARYGCPFGTLAADLDRRDDGLDVEAAGPIRRILDWAEDQLRALGAQDARELATTLFAGIQGGALLAGALRDPEVMSTQVRHLRQWIDTLARSRGRTSPNG; from the coding sequence ATGACTGACTCACCAGGCGGGAAGCGCGGTGGCAAGCGCGAACGGCTCGTCGCCGGCGCGGCCGAGTTGGTGCACCGCAAGGGCGTCGCGGCGACCTCGCTCGCCGACATCGCCCAGGCCTCGGGCGTCCCGGTCGGGAACGTCTACTACTACTTCAAGACGAAGGACGACCTGCTCCGGGCCGTGATCGAGGCGCAGGTCGACCAGGTCGAGGCCCTGCTGACGGGGTTGGCGGACCTGCCGGGACCGGCGGAGCGGCTCAAGGCCCTGGTGGGGCAGTGGGAGCGGATGCGGGACGTCGTCGCCCGGTACGGCTGCCCGTTCGGCACGCTCGCCGCCGACCTCGACCGGCGCGACGACGGCCTGGACGTCGAGGCGGCCGGACCGATCCGACGCATCCTGGACTGGGCGGAGGACCAGCTCCGCGCCCTCGGCGCGCAGGACGCGCGAGAACTGGCCACGACCCTGTTCGCCGGCATCCAGGGCGGCGCGCTGCTGGCCGGCGCGCTGCGCGACCCGGAGGTCATGTCCACCCAGGTCCGGCACCTGCGGCAGTGGATCGACACCCTCGCCCGCTCGCGCGGTCGGACGTCACCGAACGGGTAG